GGCGGGTGCGCCGAGGTCACGGGCGACGGCCTTGTCATAGAGGGCACCGACGAGCTCGCCGGCGGCACCGTCGACGCCGCCAACGACCACCGCATCGCCATGATGGCCGCCGTTCTCGCCACGCGCTGCTCGGGCCCCACCACCATCGTGGGCGCCGAGTGCGTCTCCAAGTCGTATCCCGCCTTCTTCGAGGACTTCGCCACCCTGGGCGGAGCCGTCAGAAAGGAGAGCTGATGCCGTCTTCTCTGGGCTGCGCCCTCAAGGTCACGATCTTCGGCCAGTCCCACTCCGCCGCCGTCGGATGCGTCATCGAGGGCCTGCCAGCCGGCCTGCGCGTGGACCAGGGGGCCCTCGCGGCCTTCGTGGCCCGGCGCGCCCCCGGCAAGGCCCCCTGGGGCACCCCGCGCAAGGAGCCAGACGTCCCGCGCATCGTGAGCGGCCTCAACCCACGCGGCGAGACCTGCGGCGCGCCCCTGGCCGCCCTCATCGAGAACACCAACACGCGCTCGGCCGACTACAACAACCTCATGGCCGTCCCGCGCCCGGGCCACGCCGACTTCGCCGCCTGGGCCAAGTGGCACGGCGCCCAGGACGTCCCCGGGGGCGGGCACTTCTCGGGTCGCCTGACCGGGCCCCTGTGCCTGGCAGGGGGTCTGGCCCTGCAGTGGCTCGCCACCCAGGGCGTCGACGTGCGCGCCCACGTCGCCGAGCTCGCGGGCATCGCCGACGAGCCCCTCCGCGCCCTCGACAACTCCCCCGCCGCCCAGGCCGAGCTCGCCCGCCAGATGGCAGCGCTAGCCGACGGCCGTGACTTCCCCACGATCGACGAGGGGGCCGGACGGCGCATGGCCGAGGCCGTCATGGACGCCCGCTCGAAGAAGGACACCGTGGGCGGCGTCATCGAGTGCGTGGCCACGGGGCTTCCCGCCGGCGTGGGCTCGCCCATGTTCGACGGCATGGAGAACACCCTCGCGCGCGCCCTGTTTGGCATCCCCACGGTCAAGGGCGTGGAGTTCGGGCGCGGCTTCGAGGTCGCGCGCCTGCGCGGAACCCAGAACAACGACCCCTACGAGGTGCGCGACGGCACCTGCGTGCCGGCCACCAACAACGCCGGGGGCATCCTCGGCGGCATCACCACGGGCGCGCCCCTGCACGTGCGCTGTGCCCTCAAGCCCATCTCGAGCGTGATGGTCGAGCAGGACTCCGTCGACCTGACCACCATGGAGCCCGCCAAGCTCAAGATCCATGGCCGCCACGACACCACCGCCGTCATCCGCGCCGTCCCCGTGGTCGAGGGCGTCTGCGCCCTGGCCGTGGCCGACGCGCTTCTCGCCTGGCCCGCCGAGTAGGCACGTCCCCGCACGCCCCCGCTTCCCCTGAAAGGCCTTGAGACCATGGCAGAACTTCCCGAGCTCAGACAGGACATCGATCGTATCGACGCCCAGATATTCCGGCTCTTCGCCGAGCGCGCCGACACCTCCGAGGGCATCGCCGCCTACAAGAGGGAGCACGGCCTACCCGTCTTCGACCCCACGCGCGAGCGGCAGAAGGTCGCCGGGGCCAGCGAGGGCGTCCCCGCCGACCTCAGGACCTACGCCCAGGTCCTCATGGAGCTCCTCATGGAGGCCTCCCGCGCCCGCCAGCACGCGCTTCTCGACGCGGGCGAGAAGGACGACACCACGGCGCGCATCGCGGACGCCCGCGCGCGCACGCCCGAGCTCTTCCCGCCGAGCTCCCACGTGGCCTGCCAGGGGGTCGAGGGCGCCTACTCGCAGATCGCGACCGAGCGCTTCTTCCGACATCCCTCCATCAGCTACTTCGACTCCTTCGAGGGGGTCTTCCGCGCGGTCGAGCAGGGCTTCTCCGACTACGGCGTGCTGCCCGTGGAGAACTCCACGGCCGGCTCGGTCAACGAGGTCTTCGACCTCATGATGGAGCACTCCTTCTCCGTGGTGCGCACCACGCGCGTCAAGATCGACCACAACCTCCTGGCCAGGCCCGGGACCACCCTGTCGGAAGTGCGCGACGTCTACAGCCACGAGCAGGCCATCAACCAGTGCGGGGCCTTTCTCGCCGGGCTCGACGGGGTGCGCGTCCACGTCTGCGAGAACACCGCGATGGCCGCCCGCCAGGTGGCCGAGTCCGACCGCGCGGACGTGGCCGCTCTCTCGTCGCGCTCCTGCGCCGGCCTCTACGGCCTCGACGTCCTCGCCGAGTCGGTCCAGGACCGCGACAACAACTACACCCGCTTCGCCTGCATCTCCAAGAGGCTCGAGATCTACCCCGGGGCCAACCGCACCTCGCTCATGATCGTGCTCCCCCACGCCCCCGGCTCCCTCTACAAGCTGCTCGCCAAGTTCTACGCCCTCGACATCAACATCCTGAAGCTCGAGAGCCGCCCCATCCCCGAGCGCGACTTCGAGTTCATGTTCTACTTCGACGTCGACTGCCCCGTGGCCGCGCCCGAGTTCTCCACGCTCATGTCCACGATCGGCAGCCTCTGCCAGGAGTGCCGCTACCTGGGCAGCTACGCGGAGGTGCTCTGATGAGCGAGAAGTCCGCCGTCCCGTACGGCCTCGTGGGGCGCACGCTCGGGCACAGCTGGTCGCCTCAGATCCACGCGCGCCTGGGCTCCGCGCCCTACGACCTCTTCGAGCTGGAGCCCGACGAGCTCGCCGGCTTCGTCCGCGGCGGCTCCTGGGCGGGCCTCAACGTCACCATCCCCTACAAGCACGAGGCCGCGCTTCTCGCTGACGTTCGCTCGACGCGCGTGGAGCGCCTCGGCGCGGCCAACACCCTCGTGCGCCAACAGGACGGCTCCGTCCTGGCCGAGAACACCGACGTGCTCGGCTTCTCCTGGATGCTCGAGCGCTTCTGCCGGCGCGAGCTCGCGGGCGCACCCGCCGACGTGCTCGGGGGGCGCGACGTGCTGGTCCTGGGCGACGGGGGCGCCTCGAGCGCCGTGCGCGCGGCGCTCGAGGATGACGCCCGCGCACGGGTGAGCGTCATCTCGCGCCATGGGAGGGACACCTACGACACGCTCCTCGAGCGCCATGCCGATGCCGCCCTCGTAGTGAACGCCACCCCCGTGGGGATGTACCCGTCGTGTCCCGCCTCGCCCCTCTCCGCCCAGACGCTCGACGGCCTCACGGGGCTTCTCGGCGTGCTGGACGTCGTGTACAACCCGGCCCGCACGGGGCTGTGCCTGGCCGCCGAGAGGCGCGGCCTGCCCTTCGAGAGCGGTCTTTCCATGCTCGTCGCCCAGGCGTTCCGCTCAAGCGAGCTCTTCCAGGGCCGCGCGCTCGACGACGCGCTCGTGGGGCGGATTGCGGGCGAGATCTTCGCGCAGACGGAGAACGTGGTGCTCATCGGCATGCCGGGGGCGGGCAAGACGAGCTGCGGCCGGCGCTTCGCGCGCCTCTTGGGCCGTCCCTTCGTGGACGTCGACGAGGTCATCTCCACCGAGCAGGGCCGCAGGCCCGGCCAGATCATCCGCGAGGACGGCGAGAAGGCCTTTCGTGCCCTCGAGTCCGCGGCCACCGGTCGCTACGGCGCGCGCTCGGGCCTGGTCATCGCCTGCGGAGGCGGCGTCGTCACCCGCCCCGAGAACTATGACCTGCTGCACCAGAACGGTCGCATCGTCTTTCTGGACCGTCCGCTCGCCGAGCTGAGCGCGCAGGGACGCCCCCTGTCGCAGGCCCGCGGCGTCGAGCAGCTCGCCGCCGAGCGCATGGGGTCCTATCGGGCGTGGGCGGACATCGTCGTGTCCTGCACCGGGTCCCCCGCCTCCGACGCGGAGCTGATCGCAAGCCTCCTGCGCGTCTAGCCGAGCGGTACCGCCGCCCCGTCCGCCGCGCCGCTCGGCGGTATGGCTTGTGCGCGAACAAGCGGCACGTATACTGGGGCGGAAAAACCAATCGGGGGTAGTCGCGCGACAGGTGAGTGGACGGGGCCCTAGCTCGCGATTCGATAGCAGGAGGGGATCGCGGAGTGAACATGCAGCAGATAGCGGAAGAGGTTCTTGCGGCGGTGGGTGGCAAGGACAACGTCAGGGCGAACGACATCTGCATGACCCGCCTCAGAATCCTCACCGAGGACCCCTCCCTCGTGGACACCGACATGCTCTCCTCCGCCCGGGGCGTCCTGGGCTTCGTGCGCCGCGGGACCAACGGCCTCGAGGTCGTCTTCGGTCCCGGCAAGGCCGAGGCCGTCCAGGAGGCGCTCGTGGGCCTCACGGGCATCGAGCCCTCCGACGAGGTCTTCGACGCGCTGAGGGGTGCCCCCGCGTCGTCGCTGCACGTCCACATCGCGCCCAACCCCCTGCGGCGCGCGGCGGACGCCCAGCGCACGGGGCAGCAAAAGGCGACCCTGCAGCTCGCGAAGGACGACGAGACAGACGTCAGCGAGCTGATGAGCATGCTCGACAAGATGGGCCCCGCTAGCGAGAAGGCCCCCTCCGACGAGCCGGACGCTTCCGGGGACGACGGAGGCCTCCGCGCGCGCGTGCTCGTGATCAACGGGCCCAACATCAACATGCTCGGCATCCGAGAGCCCGACATCTACGGGCACGACACCTATCAGGCCCTGCTTAAGACCTGCCGCGAGGCGGCACTCGAGGCGGGCTTCTCCGAGTGCTCCTGCTTCCAGTCCAACCACGAGGGCGACCTCGTCGACGCCATCCAGGACGCCTACGACGACTACGACGGGATCGTCATCAACCCCGGTGCCTACACGCACACCTCGGTCGCGATCCTCGACGCCGCCAAGGCCGTCGCTCTTCCCATGGTCGAGGTGCACATATCCAAAATCGACGAGCGTGAGGAGTTTCGCCAGGTCTCCTACATCCGCGCCGCGTGCTTCGAGACGATCGCGGGCATGGGCATCGAGGGATACCGCAGGGCCCTCTTCGACCTGGCCAAAAGGATCGGGCTCTAGGGCTCCGGGTTTGAGGGGCACTCCGGTCCGTCGCCCGTCCCCTCTCCGTGCCGTCGCCCCTTCTTGGATTGGGGCAAGTTTTTGATGTTCAGCCCTTCTCAGTGTTTCAAACGTCCACAAAACCCAGCACTTTTCGATAAAAACGAACGTAACGGCGCTGCGGCCGTTATCGGACATCAAAAACTTGCCCCAATCGTGGGAGGGTGACCACAGGGAGGGCAGAAGCGGGGCGAGGCTGGTCGCAGGACGCGGGCCGACCGGCGCGCGGTAGGTTCGGTCGCAGGACGCGCCAACCTACCGGCAGCTCCAGACGCCGCTCTCGGTAGCGATGAAGTCGACGGCCACGTCATGGGCGTCGTGCGGGAGCGGGTTGGAGGAGATCTGCGCGAGGCGCGCCAGGCCGATCTTCTCGCCCGGATAAAACGCCAGGAAGCGGTCGTAGTAACCGCCGCCGTAGCCCACGCGCTGACCCTGGGCGTCGAAGACGAGACCCGGGACCAGGCAGGCGGAGCCGCCGAGCTCGGACACGCTCAGCGCGGGCGCGTCGGCGGCGGGCTCGAGCAGGCCGTGCGCGCCACGCGCGAGCTCGTCGAGGCCGAGAATCTCGCAGAACCCCAGCTGATGGCGGCTAACGTCGCAGCGCGGCACGCCGACGCGACGCCCCCGAGCGAGCAGCCCCTCAATCAGCGCGCGCGTGTCGACCTCGGAGCCGCACGAGACGTAGGAGAGCACGAGGGGCGCCTCGGCAGAGGGGGGAAAGCCGGCGAGGATGCGGCAAATGGCCGCGTCGGCGCCGCGCCGGGACGCTTGCGGGACGTCCTCGCGCATGCGACGGTAGGCGTCTCTGAGGGAGCGCTTGTCAGCGTCCGTACCGTATGAGCTTGCCATGAGCGTTCCTCCCTCGGATTTCAGCCATCTCATTCTAGCAGGGTTTGCCGCTGAGCTTCCCACAGGAGACGTCGTTTGCCGTACCATAGACCTCGTTGCGAAAAACGCGCGCGGGAGTGACCGCGCGTCACACGAAGGAGCCAGCATGCCCAACGAGGGAAGCTATGAGGCGGCGCTCAGGCGCAGCGACGAGGTCCACGCCGACCTCGAGGTCAATTCCGGGGCCTACACCATGCTCACGGGCGACCGGCCCACGGGACGCCTGCACCTGGGACACTACTTTGGCACCCTCGTCGACCGCGTGCGCCTCCAGGCGCTCGGCGTGCACGCCAATATCGTCATCGCCGACTACCAGGTCATCACCGATCGCGACACCACCGAGCACATCCGCGACAACGTCTACAACATGGTCGTCGACTACCTCGCCTGCGGCATAGACCCCGACCGGACGCTCGTCTTCACTCACTCCGCCGTCCCCGAGCTCAACCAGCTCATGCTGCCGTTCCTCTCGCTGGTGACCGAGTCCGAGATGGAGAGGAACCCCACGGTGAAGGCGGAGCAGGAGGCATCGGGCCACGCGCTCACCGGGCTCCTCCTCACCTATCCCGTCCACCAGGCCTGCGACATCCTCTTCTGCAAGGGAAACGTCGTCCCCGTGGGCCGCGACCAGCTCCCCCACGTCGAAATCACGAGCAAGATCGCGCGGCGCTTCAACGAGCGCTACGCGCCGGTCTTTCCCGAGGTCACGGGGCTTCTCACCTCTACTCCGCTTCTGCCGGGACTCGACGGGCGCAAGATGAGCAAGTCGTACGGCAACGCCATCTCCCTGTGCATGACGGCCGACGAGACCGCCCGACTCATCAAGAAGTCAAAGACCGACTCCGAGCGCAACATCACCTTCGACCCCGAGGGGCGCCCCGGCGTCGCCGCACTGCTTACTACCGCGGGCATCTGCACCGGGCGCGAGCCCGCCGAGATCGCCGCCGAGATCGGCATGGGCGGCTCGGGCCAGCTCAAGCGCTACGTCACCGAGGTCGTAAACGACTACTTCGCACCCATCCGCGAGCGTCGCCGCCGCTACGAGCAGGACATGGACTACGTCCGCGACGTCCTTACCGAGGGCAACGCGCGCGCCCGCAGAATCGCGGCCGCGACGCTCGACGAGGTCCGCGACGCCATGGGAATGACCTACTAGCTCGGGGGAGCCCGCGAAGGGAGCCTGCACATGATCTGTCCCCACTGCGGCAAGACGCTGGAGGACAACCCGAAGTTCTGTCCCTGGTGCGGAAGGCCGACCACCGCACCGGCGCCGACCGGCGCGGCCGGCGCGCCCCGGGAGAGGATCGCAGCAGCTCCCGCCGCGCCCCGCATGGGGCCGCCCCTCCCGCCCGGGACCTCGACCCCTTCCGCATCCGAGGTCCCCGACCCGGCGCAGAGGTCGACTCATACAAGGACGGGCCTGGTCGTGGGGGTCATCGTCGCGGTGGCTCTTGCGCTCGTCGCCGCGCTCAGCCCTTTGCCCGGCCTGCTCGACAGCACCCGCTGGAGTGGGCCGTCCCTCACCATCTCCCCCCCCTAGAGCCAGGAGCAGCGCGACGGGAACCTACTACGCCTTCTGGAACGACGGGGAGTCGATCGTGAGCTACACCTACGTCCTGGGCGAGGGCGGCACCGAGCCCCTGCCGCTCGCGGGGTACGACGCGACGGACCAGATAGCACAAGACGGCGTGGACGAGAACGAGGACTCAGAGGGGCCGCGCTGGGACGTCGACGACAACCTCGTGAGCCTCTCGTCCGCACCCGAGGAGCCGACCCTTCCCGACGGCGGCGTCTCCTACGAGGTCGACGGGCGTAGGGGTTCGCGCGTGCTCTCTCCGACGAGCTATTCCCCGTTTTTGCATGAGACCCTCTACGAGGACTTCAGCAAGACGCTGGAGAACATGAGCGTATCGTCCTCCTAGTCGTCGGAGCAGGACAGACGGGCCCCGGTATCTCCATCGGAGCCCGCTTTTTTGGGCCCCCTGGGGCCCGTCTCAGTCAAAACGAGACTTGTCAATAGATTTTTACGAATACCCCAAGTAGCGCCAAAAACGACGCGCCCTCTACCTGCACGTTCTTTGGAGAAGTGACTTCTGATACTCGGAGGTGCGAAGAAAATCTATTGACAAGTCCCCCTCGGCCCAAAAAATCCTACTGCGGGTCCCTCAAAGTCGCGTACATCACCGCTTTTATGGTATGCAGGCGGTTCTCGGCCTCCTCGAAGACGCGCGAGCGTGGTCCCTCGAAGACCTCGTCGGTGACCTCGAGCTCGGGCAGGCCGAACTTCTGGTAGACCTCCTCGCCCACGTCGGTCTTGCGGTCGTGGAAGCTCGGCAGACAGTGCATGAAGATCGCGTCGGGGGCGGCCTCGCCCATGAGCCGCGCGTTCACCTGATAGGGCGAGAGGAGCTCGATGCGCTTGCCCCACAGCTCGGCAGGCTCGCCCATGGAGACCCAGATGTCGGTGTAGATGACGGAGGCCCCGCGCGCCCCAGCGGCCACGTCCTCGGTCAGCTCGATCTTGGAGCCCGACTCCTCGGCAAGAGCGCGGCAGGTGCCCACGAGCGCGGAATCGGGCATCTGGGCGGCGGGGCCGCACGCGCAGAAGTCGATGCCGAGCTTGGCGCAGACCACCATGAGCGAGTTGCCCACGTTGTTGCCGGCGTCACCCATGAACGTGACCTTGCGCCCGCGCATCTCGCCGAACTCCTCCTGCATGGTAAGGACGTCGGCGAGCATCTGCGTGGGGTGGAACTCGGTGGTGAGGCCGTTCCAGACCGGCACGCCCGCGTGGGTGGCGAGGGTCTCGACGCGCTCCTGCCCGAACCCGCGGTACTCGATGCCGTCGAACATGCTCCCGAGCACGCGCGCGGTGTCCTCGATCGACTCCTTCTTGCCGATCTGCGAGGCCGAGGGGTCCAGGTAGACGGCGTGCATGCCGAGGTCGCGGGCACCCACCTCGAATGCGCAGCGCGTGCGCGTCGAGGTCTTCTCGAAGATGAGGGCGACGTTCTTGCCCTCGAGGTAGCGATGAGGCTCGCCCGCGCGCTTGGCGCGCTTGAGGTCGGCCGCGAGGTCGAGAAGGCCTCGGATCTCCTCGGGGGTGAAGTCGAGGAGCTTCAGAAAGCTGCGTCCGGAAAGGCTGGATGCCATGGTCCCTCCTTGTGGGCGCTCGGCGCCCGTCGTCGTGTGCTGGCGCAAGCGCCACCAGAAATTGTATCCCAGCCCCGGGGCCTAGAGCTCGTCGCGCCAGAAGGCCATGCTCATGCAGTGCGGGCCGCCGCGTCCGCGCGAGAGCTCGGCGGACGGCACCTCAAGCAGCTCGAGGCCGGCGCGGGAGAGGATGTCGTTGGTCACGGAGTTGCGCTGGTAGACGAAGATTCGACCCGGACGAACGCAGAGCGTGTTGGACCCGTCGTTCCACTGCTCGCGCGCACTCGCGATCTCGTCGCCCCCGCCGCACTTGATGAGCCGCACGCCGCCCACGCCCAGGGCCTGGGCGAGAATCGCGTCGAGGGTGCCGTCGAGCTGGCGGATGCGCACCTCGCCCGCGCATGCCCCGCGCGCGAGCTCGAAGACGCGCAGGGTCCCCAGGATGGCCGGATGCACGGTGAAGGTGTCCACGTCGACCTGGGTGAAGACCGTGTCGAGGTGCATGAAGGAGCGCTTGTGCGGAATGGAGAACGCGAAGACGCGCTCGACGCCGGAGGGGGGCTCCCCCCACAGGAGGCGGTGGGACAGGGAGTCAATCGCGGCGGGCTGGGTGCGCTCGGAGATGCCCACGCCAAGGACGCGGGGACCCAGCACGAGGATGTCGCCGCCCTCGATGTGGTAGGCAGAGCCGCTCTCGTGCCAGCGGGGCACGCCCGCGTAGGCGGGGTGATAGCGAAAGACGAAGTCACCAAAGATCGACTCGCGCCGCCGCGTCGCGCAGAGCATGCGATTCATCGAGACGCCCCGCCCGATGACCGAGAAGGTGTCGCGCGTGAAGTAGGCGTTGGGGATGGGGTCCACGACCAGCGGGGAGACGGCGTTGCCGTGGGTGAGCATGAGGTCAGCGAGCGACAGGAGCGACGAGGGCGCGAGGTCGAGCTCGTCGGCGCGCACGCCCTCGATGCACTTGTCGACGAGGGCCGTGGTGTCCGCAATCGAGTCGAGCTTCTCGCGCACGGCGGCGCGGGCGCACCGGCCGTCCACCCCCGACTCGCTCAGCCAGCGCTCGCAGAACTCGGCGCGGGCGCCCTCGTGCGCGTCGAGCGCCTCGGCGACGAGCCGGTCCAGGTAGAGCACCTCCACGCCCTCGTCGGCGAGCATCCAGGCAAAGCGATCGTGCTCGCGCTGGGCCTCCTGCAGAAAGGGGATGTCGTCGAAGAGCAGGGGCGCCAGGGTGTCCGGCGAGAGGTTCAGGAGCTCGCCTCCCGGACGATGCAGCATCACCGTGCGCAGGCGCCCTATCTCGGAGTGTACGTTGAGGCCCCGCTGCATCTGACTCCCCCTCGTCGGCGACTGCGTTCCTCTTACCATACTACTACCGTGGACGCAGACGCGCGCACCACGTCTACCTGCGCGTATTCGTATGGTCACGGTGCTATCGGAGCGAGAGAGCGGCCGTGGCGTATGCTACCCTGAAGCGACGACGCGACCCCCTCTTGAGAGGACGGCGCAACCTTGGAGGGCCCCATGGCAGACGAGTTCCTAGACCTCACGGCAGACAACCTCGCCAACGAGCATCTCTGCTGCATAATCCGCACCAGGAGGCCACATCCGGGCGTCGAGGCCAAGCGTGTCTGGCTCGCCGACCGGCTCAACGAGGGGCACGTCTTTCGCAAGCTCGACGAGAGGGCCGCGGTCTTCATCGAATATGCGCCGCTCGAGTCGGCATGGGTCCCTGTGATGGGCGACAACTACCTCTACCTGTACTGCCTGTGGGTCTTGGGCAGCTCGTACCGCGGACGCGGCTACGGTTCACGGCTCATGGAGAGCTGTCTGGCCGACGCGGAGGAGCAGGGCAGGTCCGGTGTCTGCATGCTCGGGGCGCGCAGACAGAAGGCCTGGCTCTCCGACCAGCGCTTCGCGCGGGGCCACGGCTTCGCGACCGTGGACGAGACGGAGACGGGCTACGAGCTTCTGGCATACTCCCTCGACGGCACCGTGCCGCGCTTCTCGCCCGCCGCGAAGGTCGGGACCATCGCGTCTGAGGACCTCACCGTCTACTACGACGACCAATGTCCCTACATT
This is a stretch of genomic DNA from Thermophilibacter immobilis. It encodes these proteins:
- the aroC gene encoding chorismate synthase, translating into MPSSLGCALKVTIFGQSHSAAVGCVIEGLPAGLRVDQGALAAFVARRAPGKAPWGTPRKEPDVPRIVSGLNPRGETCGAPLAALIENTNTRSADYNNLMAVPRPGHADFAAWAKWHGAQDVPGGGHFSGRLTGPLCLAGGLALQWLATQGVDVRAHVAELAGIADEPLRALDNSPAAQAELARQMAALADGRDFPTIDEGAGRRMAEAVMDARSKKDTVGGVIECVATGLPAGVGSPMFDGMENTLARALFGIPTVKGVEFGRGFEVARLRGTQNNDPYEVRDGTCVPATNNAGGILGGITTGAPLHVRCALKPISSVMVEQDSVDLTTMEPAKLKIHGRHDTTAVIRAVPVVEGVCALAVADALLAWPAE
- a CDS encoding bifunctional chorismate mutase/prephenate dehydratase; protein product: MAELPELRQDIDRIDAQIFRLFAERADTSEGIAAYKREHGLPVFDPTRERQKVAGASEGVPADLRTYAQVLMELLMEASRARQHALLDAGEKDDTTARIADARARTPELFPPSSHVACQGVEGAYSQIATERFFRHPSISYFDSFEGVFRAVEQGFSDYGVLPVENSTAGSVNEVFDLMMEHSFSVVRTTRVKIDHNLLARPGTTLSEVRDVYSHEQAINQCGAFLAGLDGVRVHVCENTAMAARQVAESDRADVAALSSRSCAGLYGLDVLAESVQDRDNNYTRFACISKRLEIYPGANRTSLMIVLPHAPGSLYKLLAKFYALDINILKLESRPIPERDFEFMFYFDVDCPVAAPEFSTLMSTIGSLCQECRYLGSYAEVL
- a CDS encoding shikimate kinase codes for the protein MSEKSAVPYGLVGRTLGHSWSPQIHARLGSAPYDLFELEPDELAGFVRGGSWAGLNVTIPYKHEAALLADVRSTRVERLGAANTLVRQQDGSVLAENTDVLGFSWMLERFCRRELAGAPADVLGGRDVLVLGDGGASSAVRAALEDDARARVSVISRHGRDTYDTLLERHADAALVVNATPVGMYPSCPASPLSAQTLDGLTGLLGVLDVVYNPARTGLCLAAERRGLPFESGLSMLVAQAFRSSELFQGRALDDALVGRIAGEIFAQTENVVLIGMPGAGKTSCGRRFARLLGRPFVDVDEVISTEQGRRPGQIIREDGEKAFRALESAATGRYGARSGLVIACGGGVVTRPENYDLLHQNGRIVFLDRPLAELSAQGRPLSQARGVEQLAAERMGSYRAWADIVVSCTGSPASDAELIASLLRV
- the aroQ gene encoding type II 3-dehydroquinate dehydratase; the encoded protein is MQQIAEEVLAAVGGKDNVRANDICMTRLRILTEDPSLVDTDMLSSARGVLGFVRRGTNGLEVVFGPGKAEAVQEALVGLTGIEPSDEVFDALRGAPASSLHVHIAPNPLRRAADAQRTGQQKATLQLAKDDETDVSELMSMLDKMGPASEKAPSDEPDASGDDGGLRARVLVINGPNINMLGIREPDIYGHDTYQALLKTCREAALEAGFSECSCFQSNHEGDLVDAIQDAYDDYDGIVINPGAYTHTSVAILDAAKAVALPMVEVHISKIDEREEFRQVSYIRAACFETIAGMGIEGYRRALFDLAKRIGL
- a CDS encoding 5-formyltetrahydrofolate cyclo-ligase, yielding MASSYGTDADKRSLRDAYRRMREDVPQASRRGADAAICRILAGFPPSAEAPLVLSYVSCGSEVDTRALIEGLLARGRRVGVPRCDVSRHQLGFCEILGLDELARGAHGLLEPAADAPALSVSELGGSACLVPGLVFDAQGQRVGYGGGYYDRFLAFYPGEKIGLARLAQISSNPLPHDAHDVAVDFIATESGVWSCR
- the trpS gene encoding tryptophan--tRNA ligase — encoded protein: MPNEGSYEAALRRSDEVHADLEVNSGAYTMLTGDRPTGRLHLGHYFGTLVDRVRLQALGVHANIVIADYQVITDRDTTEHIRDNVYNMVVDYLACGIDPDRTLVFTHSAVPELNQLMLPFLSLVTESEMERNPTVKAEQEASGHALTGLLLTYPVHQACDILFCKGNVVPVGRDQLPHVEITSKIARRFNERYAPVFPEVTGLLTSTPLLPGLDGRKMSKSYGNAISLCMTADETARLIKKSKTDSERNITFDPEGRPGVAALLTTAGICTGREPAEIAAEIGMGGSGQLKRYVTEVVNDYFAPIRERRRRYEQDMDYVRDVLTEGNARARRIAAATLDEVRDAMGMTY
- a CDS encoding zinc ribbon domain-containing protein translates to MICPHCGKTLEDNPKFCPWCGRPTTAPAPTGAAGAPRERIAAAPAAPRMGPPLPPGTSTPSASEVPDPAQRSTHTRTGLVVGVIVAVALALVAALSPLPGLLDSTRWSGPSLTISPP
- the argF gene encoding ornithine carbamoyltransferase → MASSLSGRSFLKLLDFTPEEIRGLLDLAADLKRAKRAGEPHRYLEGKNVALIFEKTSTRTRCAFEVGARDLGMHAVYLDPSASQIGKKESIEDTARVLGSMFDGIEYRGFGQERVETLATHAGVPVWNGLTTEFHPTQMLADVLTMQEEFGEMRGRKVTFMGDAGNNVGNSLMVVCAKLGIDFCACGPAAQMPDSALVGTCRALAEESGSKIELTEDVAAGARGASVIYTDIWVSMGEPAELWGKRIELLSPYQVNARLMGEAAPDAIFMHCLPSFHDRKTDVGEEVYQKFGLPELEVTDEVFEGPRSRVFEEAENRLHTIKAVMYATLRDPQ
- a CDS encoding arginine deiminase, which codes for MQRGLNVHSEIGRLRTVMLHRPGGELLNLSPDTLAPLLFDDIPFLQEAQREHDRFAWMLADEGVEVLYLDRLVAEALDAHEGARAEFCERWLSESGVDGRCARAAVREKLDSIADTTALVDKCIEGVRADELDLAPSSLLSLADLMLTHGNAVSPLVVDPIPNAYFTRDTFSVIGRGVSMNRMLCATRRRESIFGDFVFRYHPAYAGVPRWHESGSAYHIEGGDILVLGPRVLGVGISERTQPAAIDSLSHRLLWGEPPSGVERVFAFSIPHKRSFMHLDTVFTQVDVDTFTVHPAILGTLRVFELARGACAGEVRIRQLDGTLDAILAQALGVGGVRLIKCGGGDEIASAREQWNDGSNTLCVRPGRIFVYQRNSVTNDILSRAGLELLEVPSAELSRGRGGPHCMSMAFWRDEL
- a CDS encoding GNAT family N-acetyltransferase, which translates into the protein MADEFLDLTADNLANEHLCCIIRTRRPHPGVEAKRVWLADRLNEGHVFRKLDERAAVFIEYAPLESAWVPVMGDNYLYLYCLWVLGSSYRGRGYGSRLMESCLADAEEQGRSGVCMLGARRQKAWLSDQRFARGHGFATVDETETGYELLAYSLDGTVPRFSPAAKVGTIASEDLTVYYDDQCPYIHQSIELVRARCAAARAPVALVHVETLEQSKALPCPFNNYAVFYRGRLETVNLLDSRSLDRLIGAS